The sequence catccgcagaatccggcccttcctcacaagggaagcagctcagcttctagtccaatcactggtcatctcccgcctcgactactgcaactcactcctggctggacttcctgcctctgcgattaaacctatGCAGCGcttccagaatgcggcagcgcgcctcgtgttcaacctactgaagttctcccatgtgacccccctcttccgggacctccactggctccctgtagtagctcgcatcaaatttaagacgatggtactggcatacaaggcagtcgatggaactgcccctgcctacctccatgCATTGCTAAACCCACACACCCctgctcgatccctccgctcgactacctcagctggacgactGGAAccaccatcgctaagagctagcaaaggtcgattagcaaagtcacaactcttcTTGGTTTTGgggcctcagtggtggaacgagctccctgccgctctcaggaccgcagagtcgctcactatcttccgaaaaggactcaagactcacctgttcagagttcacctcgactctgcatagccacctttcctcttctgaccaccattgtacaccgtattgtagtgtattgtattgtattgtagcacttaataatagtgtattgtattgtagcacttaactgtgtagcaactgcagcagctgctatcatgtctgtaatacggggaattgattagcctagcgattgtggtacttgcacttggttctatgaacatcctttctgtaccgacagcgatatattgatgcacttcttatgacaaatgtacttattgtaagtcgctttggataaaagcgtctcctaaatgccctaaatgtaaatggaagATTCCTTACCTCAATCATGTTGCCTAAACATTCCTCCTCTCCGTGCTGGCATGTAAAGACATACTTTTTCCCATCAAACCGTTCCTGGAGGAGACAATGAACAGCTGAAGAAAATCTTTAACAAACCCAGCGATGTTGACATTGCCGGTTATCTCGTATATATTTTAGAGATATCTCTGGATATTTTCTGAGGTAACAGAGGTAACggatgaggatttttttttatgactgtGGAAATTATCTCTGTATTTGAAACACTCAAAATCCATCTACGTTTCTTTAAACAGAAAAGTGAATACCAAACTGCGTGGAACTTTGTCAATTAAGAACGTCAAGGTGCGACGGTCCTCATATAGTCTAATAAAATGAAATATGGCCTACAAAACCATCACTTTGGACACAGAGGCCTGCAAACAGATCGCTGCAGAATGTAACTCCTTGTCCAGGGCTGTCCTGACCTTGGCGTTGCCGTAGGGCACCAGGGTGACGCTGAGGATGTCCTGCAGCATGGTCCAGGTGGGGAACAGCATCTGGGTGAGGAATCCCCGGCAGCCGGGACACAGGCTCTCGTAGTACAGCTCAAGCTGCACCGAGCGGTCGTCCTGGTGGTAGTGGGAGCGGGTGAAGTTGGCCTCCAGGCACTGCTTCAGAACCTGACACAATAATAGGACAGGTCAGCAGGAGCTCATACTATTGATTATATAATATGTTACCATCGTCATCAAATATATTTTGATTGATCACAAATACAAGAGTGGAAAAGTCATGGATGTTTTATTCTAATGGTCAAGTGTTTAATATGCATAGTTTCGACTCTGTGATCATACTTCTCAATCATGTTAATCATTAAACCATATCTCCTATGAAATGTTGAATCAGCAGTAAATGCCTGCTGTAGGCCTTCATGGTTTCCCTTTAAAAGATAAAATCGAGATGCTACAGAGCACACATCACATGAATCAAAAAAAGGTAAATCCGTGGCATGGATTCGTAAAGTGTGCAAACTGATTGTAAAGCGTGCAAACTGATTGGTAAAGCTTGCCCTCGGATTCATAAACCAATTGTGCACGGATTTGCAATCCCCAGGCCCTATTCTGTTCTTCAGCAGATGGACCCACCCTCGACCACGATGACCTCTTAATCCAGTAATGGTTTAAGTGAAAAGGCCCAAGACAGTAAGACACAAAGCTAAACCAATACCCCTGTTTATCTTTTAATGATCATTAAACCTGCACTTAAAAATCTAGATTAATTGGAATTACTGGGAATAAATTGTCATCTTGGTCCAAGGAAGCAGGTGAAGATGGTTTTAAATCAAAAGGCACCCGCTACACTTAATTGTTTTCACCCGAGGCGGGTGTATGAATTTTCCAATTTAACTTGTGTGGTTTTTAATAAGCATTTTGTAGTGCTATCCGCACTGCAATGAAAGTGCAGTTACGGTGACGTTCTGTGAAGTTGAGCTGAGGACCTCCAATCTAGTTCAACACTGCCACCTCTTGCCGATTTAATGTCGTTGTATTGGGTTGAGGTCTGAACTGCAGGTAACTCTCAGTAACAGAACAGCCGGATGTATTTAGGAGGAACAAACaagggctctcaagttttgaactgagCTCAGAGTGTGAGATTtggtcggcggggggggggggggggggggtatattcaGTGCCGCTGCTAGCTATTTTGGGGCCCTAAGCATAACTCctttatgccccccccccccccccccccccccccccccccccgaaaaaaatcttttaaattaaatagttatccataaatacaaacttaaaacCAGAAGTATACAAGTACGAAAAATTCTTCTATGAAGCAAATATTTACAAGCAGAAACTATTTACacactttactttttttttttttttttttttttttttttttttgggggcccCCTCAGGACTTGAGGCCCTACGCGCAGCGCACGTTATGGGAGCGGCGGCACTGggtatattaacatgtgactgcatacaaatgtgtccacagacatggtgacaaatgtatgatagtaagcattatcgGCCCTTAATTAACTACTATTctgaaacaacactgcctcaaaaggctattgacTTAAGCAACATGCTATCCTGGTCATTTTTCTGCGTGAGAAattgtggcgtgtgagcgtgtgcatgggttgaattgcgtgtgtctcacgcagagacttgagagccctttTGGTTAAACGGACGATATTTTCAAACAGCCAAAACTCAATAGCTTTTACATTACTTTTTGAATGACTCACCCCACATTGAACGGCTGAGTCCACAGAGGAGCACCACTGGGACGGAGCAGCGGTGCACGAGGAGACGCACTGCCCCACATCTGCACTGGACCAGAGGGTCAAAACCAACAGGAGGAAACCAGTCTGCATGTCTAACGCTTTCCAAAGACGCATACTGAAAATCCACCGACGTTACGGCTACCGAAGGAATAAACACCCGCTTCCttgttttgcttttattttgttgtgATTGGACCATGGGACCTCGAGTCATGTGACATCGAGTCATGTGACCCACGCTGAGCACGGCTGGAACAGATCACAGATCACGGGGTCGGTGCGTCACGGTCAAATTTTTTGACGatgcatcaaaacatttttatgGGTGTCAAATTTGTGGCCTATTATTGGTGCAGACCATTTATGTAAGTAAGGTTTACTTAGGTAATACCTTGAATGTTATCTTAATCTCTGACATTATTTCTCGACCTATTTGTTGCCATCTCCTATTATGCACTTAACTATTATGATTCACTCTGCGGTCCAATCTGAATTGTGGTCCAATTTATATCATTGTAGCCTATTGTTTATTGTTCTCAAGCTTACTTAGGTTGTGCGTTATATTTATGACCCatctctgtgtgcgtgcccaGAACACCTTCCTCAGTTATTCATACTTTAGCACAGTGTTTCCAACATGGGGGGTAGGCCGACTAGTACTCCCCATTTAAAGACTGGCTACTGCAGGGACTACTCGGAAGGAAAATAATggtaaaatatatagatatagatcaaTCTATTTCCTCAATATTCCTACTAATGGGGCTAAGACATGATCCCCAATCCCTGCATCCTTTAGcaatacaattgaattgaactgattgatgatatataatatatatgattcAACTGGTCAAGCTTATAAAGAGTATTTTAGTAGCCTATATGTTGTTTATATTGTGAATCTGTTATTGTGGATCTATATATATTGAAATGCGAGACCCAAAGAGAAagaataattatatttatacattgttACTAATTACCGATAGAGCAAAGAATCATTTTGAATAGTACTACTTTAGTGATGAAAATCCAATCTTCTGCAATCACAGAAAAATATAGACGatcaaaaacaaaccaaataacCCCAAAGAGTATTTTTATATATCTTTTATTGTACTTTCTTTTTTATCAACCTAAAGTAAGGACCATACAGACGAAAGGGTACCTGTGTGTGAACAAACAATAACTCTGTAGCAAGTGGTAGGTACATGACAGATACACTCAACTTTAGCTTTCTTGTGAAagacagaaaataaatgttgcATTTGAATTGAGACATAGACGGGGGGAAGATAAGAGAACAGAAATTGTCTCACGTGCATAGAGATCGTGCACCACCACATCAACCCATATATCTCTGCTGGCTGAGTACTACCACCCAATCCACTGACTTCACCCATTCGTTTCCACACATCCAAAGGATTAAAGAGTAGAGGCTTGTGGGAGGCTATGCTGATACATTAGCCAGTGTTCTGCCATGATGACAAGGATATGATTCGTGCCCTGGAGGAAACCAATGGTATGCGGGCTGCAAGGTGGGCCACGTCTAACCGATCTCAAAGTGTCGAGGCATCGATCACTTTGAACACGCCACAGAAAATGTAACAAAgcctttttggggggggggggttaagagaTGAAGACAGTATACAGTGAAAAATGCTATTACAGTCACATCAAATAGACCGAAATCTCTAGAAAGGTCAAAGTTTATGCTAAGTGATGAGTTTGACAGATTTGATAGTGGTggcaggaaggagaaggaggatccGGGGTACAAAATCACAAACAGGTCTAGAATTGTATGAGATATTTTGGTTTTTTAACGATCTAGTTGTTTCTACCGAGCACCTTTTTGCATTCTTTTTATTGTCTGCTCTCGTAGTGTCTTGTATACCATTtagtgcaaaataaaaaaaatagcatgCATCTGACGTCCATCATTCCCAGACTCCGTCcaaactgaacacacacacacacatacgctaacACCCATACAGTACATGTAGTGCAAGCCGTGTGTATGGCTCTCTAACGACGCTATCATgaagacacacaaacccatttACAAGTCATAaacgtcacataaacaaactccTGACTTGGAGGACATGGCAACTAGTGTCAAAGTCTATAGAATGGAGATGTATAGACTGCAACAATGTTGTAACTGATTTACACCCCTATCAGTTATtatgaaaaaacacatacatgcacaaccATAACATGTGTTTAATGTGAGCGCTGCACGTATGCGGGTCAGGGGAGAGCTAGACAGCAGGGTTCAAAGGAGACTTGATGAATAAACATTTAGTGTGGAAGCGGTCCACCAAGTTGCCCCGAATGTGTAGCCACAGAGGCTACAAAAACAATGTCTAACTTTTTGACTGATACTGTGATAATTACAATATGTCATAGTGAGGGAGCACAGTATTGGAGAGTAAAAAGAAAACAGGAAATTAAAACTTGGAAGGGAACcattcgagagagagagagagagagagagagagagagagagagagagagagagagagagagagagagagagagagagagagagagagagagagagagagagagagagagagagagagagagagagagaacaagcagTCATGACTTTTTCAAGTTTCCAATGACCAAAAGAAAGGGTAaaattccaaccaatcacagtcACTTCAATGGTCAGACAGACTGATTTTTTGAAACGCATACTTGCTATTTGGTTAATTACATGTTGTAAACATTTGTATTCTTTACTGTATGGAGGAAATTTTCAAGCTagcttatttttctttatagGTTCTGTACGGTTAttaacagacacaaacaaacaaacttgaCAAActgacaaagacaaaaaatCAATTTGCTTTTTTATAAAGCCAAATAaaatcaaacaaatacaaatctaCTCAGGCACCATAAACAAGCACTTTCTAATGCCATCATTGCTTTAATGTAAAAAAAGGTGTGTTTTCAGAGGAGTGCTTCTGAAGGACTGAATCGTGTACCTGTTTAATACCTGCGTAGTAAGAATGGCCTCATTACAGTTTGCCTCAATGTATTTCTCAACACTAAATGCCCCTCTCGGAAAATCTTATCCCAATAGGCCATAGCTGATGGGGTGTTCCCGGCGCTGTGGCATCATGGATCCACACGGCATCGCTCGTCCACCTTAACATGTTTAGCAAACGGCCACTATCCAAGATAGAACCTTTTCCTAATGGAAAACAAATTCTCCCGACTGA is a genomic window of Gadus morhua chromosome 8, gadMor3.0, whole genome shotgun sequence containing:
- the ifi30a gene encoding gamma-interferon-inducible lysosomal thiol reductase, yielding MRLWKALDMQTGFLLLVLTLWSSADVGQCVSSCTAAPSQWCSSVDSAVQCGVLKQCLEANFTRSHYHQDDRSVQLELYYESLCPGCRGFLTQMLFPTWTMLQDILSVTLVPYGNAKERFDGKKYVFTCQHGEEECLGNMIETCLLTLAGSSAFQVIYCMESSTDVIKSAEACLNLYQPTLKWASVVSCVDGDMGNKLMHLNALKTGALKPAHNYVPWVTINGEHTDVLQNKAMNALLPLVCSLYQGPKPDACGSSQRKPYRSYCHND